In one Inquilinus sp. Marseille-Q2685 genomic region, the following are encoded:
- a CDS encoding ABC transporter permease, translated as MRKELGLAVLILVIGCVVALLQPRFISAVNLFNRANLVGLYGLFSIGQGLVIITAGIELSVGSMFALIGVVFVDMVVNWGWSWPLALAAAIAMGGVFGAIHGFLVARVGIQPFVVTLCALLIYRGAARYYTDDATVGFGYGGDFDTLANFATGRSFGLPNTFLTMVVVALVMWVVLHRSVFGRYLFAVGKNEEAARYSGISTRAVIASAYVICGLLAGLAAVFLAFYTNSIQPSAHGNFYELYAIAAAVLGGCSLRGGEGSILGIILGTVLLQVLQNLVNLLGIPSSLNFAVMGTVILIGVLADQHLQKLRAARQARAVPAAADRAPAVAGSAPKP; from the coding sequence ATGAGGAAGGAACTGGGGCTGGCGGTCCTGATCCTGGTGATCGGCTGCGTTGTGGCGCTGCTGCAGCCGCGCTTCATTTCGGCGGTGAACCTGTTCAACAGGGCCAATCTGGTCGGCCTGTACGGGCTGTTCTCGATCGGCCAGGGGCTGGTGATCATCACCGCCGGCATCGAGCTATCGGTCGGGTCGATGTTCGCGCTGATCGGCGTCGTCTTCGTCGACATGGTGGTGAACTGGGGCTGGTCCTGGCCGCTGGCGCTGGCCGCCGCCATCGCCATGGGCGGGGTGTTCGGCGCCATCCACGGCTTCCTGGTCGCCCGGGTCGGCATCCAGCCCTTCGTCGTCACCCTCTGCGCCCTGCTGATCTACCGCGGCGCCGCCCGCTACTACACCGACGACGCCACCGTCGGCTTCGGCTATGGCGGCGATTTCGACACGCTGGCGAACTTCGCCACCGGCCGCAGCTTCGGCCTTCCCAACACCTTCCTCACCATGGTGGTGGTGGCGCTGGTGATGTGGGTGGTGCTGCACCGCTCGGTGTTCGGCCGCTATCTCTTCGCCGTCGGCAAGAACGAGGAGGCGGCGCGCTATTCCGGCATCAGCACCCGCGCCGTGATCGCCTCGGCCTATGTCATCTGCGGGCTCCTGGCCGGCCTCGCGGCCGTGTTTCTCGCGTTCTACACGAACTCGATCCAGCCCTCGGCGCACGGCAATTTCTACGAGCTCTACGCCATCGCCGCGGCGGTGCTGGGCGGCTGCTCGCTGCGCGGCGGCGAAGGCTCGATCCTCGGCATCATTCTCGGCACCGTTCTGCTGCAGGTGCTGCAGAACCTGGTCAACCTGCTCGGCATCCCCTCCTCGCTCAACTTCGCGGTGATGGGCACGGTGATCCTGATCGGCGTGCTGGCCGACCAGCATCTGCAGAAGCTGCGCGCCGCCCGCCAGGCCCGCGCCGTCCCGGCCGCGGCCGATCGGGCGCCGGCGGTGGCGGGATCGGCGCCGAAGCCTTGA